A window of the Hordeum vulgare subsp. vulgare chromosome 5H, MorexV3_pseudomolecules_assembly, whole genome shotgun sequence genome harbors these coding sequences:
- the LOC123398944 gene encoding cysteine-rich and transmembrane domain-containing protein WIH2-like, translating to MSDPKYAYPYPAQGYYQGGPYQGQGGPYQGPPVMAPPQYAAPPPPRAQPSFLEGCLAALCCCCLIDECCCDPSIIFVG from the exons ATGAGCGATCCCAAGTACGCCTACCCCTACCCCGCGCAAG GTTACTACCAAGGGGGGCCATACCAGGGGCAGGGCGGCCCGTACCAGGGGCCGCCGGTCATGGCGCCGCCGCAgtacgccgcgccgccgccgccgcgagccCAGCCCAGCTTCCTCGAGGGCTG TTTGGCcgcgctctgctgctgctgcctgaTCGACGAGTGCTGCTGCGACCCCTCCATCATCTTCGTCGGGTAG